One region of Zingiber officinale cultivar Zhangliang chromosome 7B, Zo_v1.1, whole genome shotgun sequence genomic DNA includes:
- the LOC122005319 gene encoding NADH dehydrogenase [ubiquinone] 1 beta subcomplex subunit 3-B-like, with product MAKPLGPTGEFFRRRDEWRKHPMLTNNLRNAFPGLGIALVAFGIYLAGEAAYNHFRRPDPHH from the coding sequence ATGGCGAAGCCGCTAGGGCCGACTGGGGAGTTCTTCCGGCGGAGGGACGAGTGGCGGAAGCATCCGATGCTGACGAACAACTTGCGGAACGCCTTTCCGGGCCTTGGCATCGCCCTCGTTGCCTTCGGCATCTATCTAGCCGGCGAGGCCGCCTACAACCACTTCCGCCGCCCTGATCCGCACCACTGA
- the LOC122005318 gene encoding zinc-finger homeodomain protein 3-like: MDGSGHGGEMPIPITSAYLDGHDSPLLHHHRHPSNGPPPPFSEDHHSSYSTKKAAAAVKYRECLKNHAASIGGNATDGCGEFMPSGEEGTLEALKCSACGCHRNFHRKETDGEEDAQEPSPLEYLPPLSLRGSSKAGSLLFPRAHHAMIMPLQQTSESNEMMAAFMRPPPPPPHLVAKRRFRTKFTAEQKEKMLGFAEKVEWRLQREQEGLVQQFCQEIGVKRRVFKVWMHNNKHNFAKKNNPAPPISSSSLNIDH; the protein is encoded by the coding sequence ATGGATGGTTCCGGCCATGGAGGAGAGATGCCAATCCCAATAACCAGTGCCTATCTCGATGGACACGACAGCCCTCTCCTGCACCACCACCGCCACCCCTCCAATGGCCCTCCTCCTCCTTTCTCAGAGGACCACCACAGCTCCTACAGCACCAAGAAAGCGGCGGCGGCCGTCAAGTACAGGGAGTGCCTGAAGAACCATGCGGCGTCCATCGGCGGCAATGCCACTGATGGCTGCGGCGAGTTCATGCCGAGCGGCGAGGAGGGCACCCTCGAGGCCCTGAAGTGCTCCGCGTGCGGATGCCACCGGAACTTCCACAGGAAGGAGACCGACGGGGAGGAGGATGCGCAGGAGCCTTCGCCGTTGGAGTACCTGCCCCCTCTCAGCCTAAGAGGAAGCAGCAAGGCCGGGAGCCTCCTCTTCCCGAGGGCCCACCACGCCATGATCATGCCTCTCCAGCAGACCTCGGAGTCCAACGAGATGATGGCGGCATTCATgaggccgccgccgccgccgccgcatctGGTGGCGAAGAGGAGGTTCAGGACCAAGTTCACCGCGGAGCAGAAAGAGAAGATGCTGGGGTTCGCGGAGAAGGTGGAGTGGAGGCTGCAAAGGGAGCAGGAAGGACTGGTGCAGCAATTCTGCCAGGAGATCGGGGTCAAGAGGAGGGTGTTCAAGGTCTGGATGCACAACAACAAGCACAACTTCGCCAAGAAGAACAATCCTGCACCCCCAATCTCCAGCAGCAGCTTGAATATTGACCATTGA